The Candidatus Acidulodesulfobacterium acidiphilum genome contains a region encoding:
- a CDS encoding universal stress protein, whose amino-acid sequence MFKKILCPVDFSDTSMDAANNAIQFASEIKAEITFVHVVDIQTLQNIADLSGGGINDLDLLVEEEKPVLSKLKDEAEKRGVKVNTVLTHGEPVNVVLNEIKSGGFDLIVMGTHGKKGLTRLVLGSMAESIVRQSQIPVLLYHCTGEKC is encoded by the coding sequence ATGTTTAAAAAAATTTTATGCCCCGTCGATTTCAGCGACACGTCAATGGATGCCGCAAATAACGCAATTCAATTTGCTTCCGAAATTAAAGCGGAAATAACTTTTGTGCATGTTGTAGATATTCAAACTTTGCAAAATATAGCGGATTTATCGGGCGGGGGCATAAACGATTTGGATCTTTTAGTCGAAGAAGAAAAACCGGTATTAAGCAAACTGAAAGACGAAGCCGAAAAAAGAGGCGTAAAAGTTAATACCGTTTTGACGCACGGCGAACCGGTAAACGTAGTTTTAAACGAAATTAAATCAGGAGGATTCGACCTCATAGTTATGGGAACGCACGGGAAAAAGGGGCTGACAAGGTTGGTTCTAGGTTCTATGGCTGAAAGTATAGTAAGGCAGTCGCAAATTCCGGTACTTTTATATCATTGCACCGGAGAAAAATGCTGA
- a CDS encoding methionyl-tRNA formyltransferase — protein sequence MLPLKTVFMGTPKIASLSLFDILKLQKNGIVDLQAVYTKPPVWDSKKKEYIESPVEKIARENRINLRTPKTFKNNREETDFLKILAPDVIIVVAFGLILTPDILNIPVYGVLNLHPSLLPDLRGPSPIHYTILKRMKFGGVTIMAMNEGVDTGPLAAQQRIALDKNENFSGLYEKLSLTGSLLLSEVIETVYKHRINFFECGYGQDLATKEDYTSHDLTALIKQEELRINFSKEEPAFIYAKIRAFSEAGGAFFILKNKNVKILEAELIVDDTCEKTEIENGKTKNRVQHETFEYSDYCGGFSDIYKKEIEKVSSKSDIIAGTAVVANKTGLLISTVKKGVYIRLIKLKPEGRNIMSYNDIVNGFRIKQGDLICL from the coding sequence ATGCTGCCTCTTAAAACGGTCTTTATGGGGACGCCTAAAATTGCGTCGCTGTCATTGTTCGATATATTAAAACTTCAGAAAAACGGCATCGTCGATTTACAGGCAGTTTATACAAAGCCCCCGGTATGGGATTCTAAAAAAAAAGAATATATTGAATCGCCGGTCGAAAAAATTGCCCGTGAAAACCGCATTAATTTAAGAACCCCTAAAACCTTTAAAAATAACAGGGAAGAAACCGATTTTTTAAAAATCCTTGCCCCCGACGTTATAATAGTCGTCGCTTTCGGACTCATTCTTACCCCTGATATTTTGAATATACCCGTATATGGAGTATTAAATCTGCATCCTTCTCTTTTGCCGGATTTAAGGGGTCCAAGCCCTATACACTATACGATATTAAAAAGGATGAAATTCGGCGGAGTAACTATAATGGCTATGAATGAAGGCGTAGATACAGGTCCTTTGGCGGCTCAGCAAAGAATTGCTTTGGACAAAAACGAAAACTTTTCCGGTCTTTACGAAAAATTATCTTTAACCGGTTCTCTCTTGCTTTCCGAAGTAATAGAGACTGTATATAAGCATAGAATAAATTTTTTTGAATGCGGATACGGTCAGGATTTGGCAACAAAAGAAGACTATACGTCGCATGATTTAACCGCTTTAATAAAGCAGGAAGAGCTGAGAATAAATTTTTCCAAGGAAGAACCTGCGTTTATATATGCAAAAATAAGGGCTTTTTCTGAAGCGGGAGGAGCTTTTTTTATTTTAAAAAACAAAAACGTAAAAATATTAGAAGCAGAGTTAATAGTCGACGATACATGCGAAAAAACGGAAATAGAAAACGGAAAAACTAAAAACCGCGTTCAGCATGAAACATTCGAATATTCCGATTATTGCGGCGGTTTTTCGGATATTTATAAAAAAGAAATAGAAAAAGTATCTTCTAAATCCGATATTATTGCGGGTACGGCCGTCGTCGCAAACAAAACCGGACTGCTTATTTCCACGGTTAAAAAAGGTGTTTATATACGGTTAATCAAGCTTAAGCCTGAAGGCAGAAACATTATGAGTTATAACGATATCGTCAACGGATTTAGAATTAAACAGGGCGATTTAATATGTCTTTAA
- the uvrB gene encoding excinuclease ABC subunit UvrB — protein sequence MDLFNLVSENTPAGDQPVAIKALTDGIEKKNFRYQTLLGVTGSGKTFTMANIIKELQRPALIIAPNKTLAGQLYSEFKSLFPENAVEFFISYYDYYQPEAYVPSKDLYIEKDSAINDQIDKMKHSATRSILSRRDVIVIASVSCIYGLGSPESYANMLIEVKKGDEINLSDVLDKLTDIRYERNDIDFHRGTFRVRGDIVDVFPAYEEEVAIRIEFFGNEVSTIAEIDPLRGVIIRRLSKVAIYPASHYVADEVTMKSAVKTIKEELKERLMELKALGKLVEAQRLEQRTMYDLEMMQEMGYCSGIENYSRHLTGRKKGEPPPTLLDYFPEDFIIMIDESHVSVPQIKGMYNGDISRKSTLVEYGFRLPCALDNRPLNFEEFSSHIKNLIFVSATPADYELSVSSQVVEQIIRPTGLIDPEVEVRPETNQVDDIIGEIKKTVAGGGRALVTTLTKRMSEDLSEFLIDSGIKAKYLHSDIDSLERFKIIRELRLGEFDVLVGINLLREGLDIPEVELIGILDADKEGFLRSKTSLIQTIGRAARNIKGKVILYGNNITDSMKFAISETERRRKIQETFNKENNITPTTVKKNIAGLLTTIFEQDYIDLSDGFDENSPLIIDPKEAEKLIKNLTKKMKKAVKELNFEEAAHIRDEIRNIKKNMLLMDKV from the coding sequence ATGGATTTATTTAATCTTGTTTCCGAAAACACTCCTGCAGGCGATCAGCCCGTTGCGATTAAAGCGTTAACGGACGGAATAGAAAAGAAAAATTTTCGGTATCAGACGCTATTGGGCGTAACAGGCTCAGGAAAGACTTTTACGATGGCTAACATCATAAAAGAACTGCAAAGACCTGCTCTTATAATAGCGCCCAATAAAACCCTCGCAGGACAGCTTTATTCCGAATTTAAATCCTTATTTCCGGAAAACGCCGTAGAATTTTTTATAAGCTATTACGATTATTACCAGCCTGAAGCGTATGTTCCGTCTAAAGACCTTTATATAGAAAAAGATTCGGCTATTAACGACCAGATAGATAAAATGAAACATTCCGCTACCCGTTCTATCCTTTCCAGACGGGATGTTATAGTTATTGCGTCGGTATCCTGCATTTACGGATTAGGTTCGCCTGAAAGTTACGCCAATATGCTGATTGAGGTGAAAAAAGGCGACGAGATAAACTTAAGCGACGTTTTAGACAAACTGACCGACATAAGATACGAAAGAAACGATATCGATTTTCACCGCGGAACGTTCAGGGTGAGAGGGGATATCGTCGATGTTTTTCCGGCATACGAAGAAGAAGTCGCCATAAGAATAGAATTTTTCGGCAACGAAGTTTCGACCATTGCAGAAATAGACCCGTTAAGAGGGGTTATAATCCGCAGGCTTTCCAAAGTTGCTATATATCCGGCTTCTCATTACGTGGCGGACGAAGTTACGATGAAAAGCGCGGTTAAAACAATAAAAGAAGAATTAAAAGAAAGGCTTATGGAGCTTAAAGCGCTCGGCAAACTTGTAGAAGCCCAGAGGCTGGAACAGCGGACGATGTACGATCTTGAGATGATGCAGGAGATGGGCTATTGTTCCGGTATAGAAAATTATTCGAGGCATTTGACGGGAAGAAAAAAAGGGGAACCGCCGCCTACGCTTTTGGATTATTTTCCCGAAGATTTTATAATAATGATAGACGAATCCCACGTCAGCGTTCCGCAAATCAAGGGGATGTATAACGGAGATATTTCAAGAAAATCTACTTTGGTGGAGTACGGTTTCAGGCTGCCGTGCGCTTTAGACAACCGCCCGCTTAATTTCGAGGAATTTTCGTCGCATATAAAAAATCTTATTTTTGTTTCTGCGACTCCGGCAGACTACGAACTTAGTGTGAGTTCGCAGGTGGTAGAGCAGATAATACGGCCTACAGGATTAATAGACCCTGAAGTCGAAGTAAGACCCGAAACAAATCAGGTGGACGACATTATAGGGGAAATAAAAAAAACGGTCGCGGGAGGCGGCAGGGCGCTCGTTACCACGCTTACCAAAAGGATGTCGGAAGACCTTTCCGAATTTCTTATAGACAGCGGCATAAAGGCAAAATATCTTCACTCCGATATAGATTCGCTCGAAAGATTTAAAATCATAAGAGAGTTAAGGCTTGGAGAATTCGACGTGCTCGTCGGCATAAACCTTCTGAGGGAGGGGCTGGATATTCCAGAAGTCGAATTAATCGGAATTTTAGATGCCGATAAAGAAGGTTTTTTGCGTTCCAAAACATCATTGATTCAGACTATTGGCAGGGCGGCAAGAAATATTAAGGGAAAAGTAATACTTTACGGGAATAATATCACCGATTCTATGAAATTTGCAATTTCCGAAACGGAGCGAAGAAGGAAAATTCAGGAAACATTTAATAAAGAAAACAATATTACGCCGACAACCGTTAAAAAAAATATCGCCGGACTGTTGACTACGATATTTGAGCAGGACTACATAGATTTATCCGACGGTTTCGACGAAAATTCGCCTCTGATAATAGACCCTAAAGAAGCCGAAAAACTTATTAAAAATTTAACAAAAAAAATGAAAAAAGCCGTAAAAGAGCTTAATTTTGAAGAAGCGGCGCATATCAGGGACGAAATCCGCAATATTAAAAAAAATATGCTTTTAATGGATAAAGTTTAA
- a CDS encoding aminotransferase class I/II-fold pyridoxal phosphate-dependent enzyme: MLEKNQTAFLSINENFSVNPRYDEIHGGNIIDYGYESGIIDFSANINPLGLSPKASEILKDFNKLKFFTENYPKNYPEPFVNALSFYHGVEKQFICEGAGASELIFNITARLNPKNVIIVEPSFYEYERAALSKLQKSKIFHINTYLSENFELKEKSLSKLINCISENIVENDVVFIANPSNPAGNITPLQTIIKILKKLKEKKAFLILDESFMDFCEDFSAKHLIAGTSLDDKKLDGTYKFDNLIIIRSMTKFFAMPGLRIGYAFAKPFLAKLLSETSIPWKITSLSEQIAYLSICDDDYILRSRLLIKELRKDFENKLKKIRFLRIIPGSANFFLIKITNESLNAKNLKNYLLECGILIRNCGNYRGLNDKYFRIAVRKKSENDYFISRLKKIKF; this comes from the coding sequence GTGTTAGAAAAAAATCAGACAGCTTTCTTATCAATAAACGAAAATTTTAGCGTTAATCCGCGATATGACGAAATTCACGGCGGAAATATTATCGATTACGGATACGAAAGCGGCATAATCGATTTTTCCGCCAACATAAACCCTCTTGGATTAAGTCCAAAAGCATCCGAAATTTTAAAAGATTTTAATAAATTAAAATTTTTTACGGAAAATTATCCAAAAAACTATCCGGAACCTTTCGTTAACGCCTTATCGTTTTATCACGGCGTAGAAAAACAGTTTATATGCGAGGGCGCAGGAGCTTCCGAACTTATATTTAATATTACCGCTCGGTTAAATCCTAAAAACGTAATCATTGTAGAACCTTCATTTTATGAATATGAAAGAGCCGCTCTTTCAAAACTTCAAAAATCTAAAATTTTTCATATTAATACTTATTTATCGGAAAATTTTGAATTAAAAGAAAAAAGTTTATCTAAACTAATTAACTGCATAAGCGAAAACATCGTCGAAAACGATGTCGTATTCATAGCAAACCCTTCAAATCCGGCGGGAAATATAACCCCGCTTCAAACCATAATAAAAATACTAAAAAAACTTAAAGAAAAAAAAGCTTTTTTAATATTAGACGAATCCTTTATGGATTTTTGCGAAGATTTTTCGGCAAAACATCTGATTGCCGGAACAAGTTTGGACGATAAAAAATTAGACGGCACGTATAAATTTGATAATTTAATAATAATAAGGTCTATGACTAAGTTTTTTGCGATGCCGGGACTCAGGATAGGCTACGCATTTGCAAAACCGTTTTTGGCAAAACTTCTTTCGGAAACGTCCATTCCTTGGAAAATTACGTCTCTATCCGAGCAGATAGCTTATTTATCAATCTGCGACGACGATTATATTTTACGCTCCAGACTGTTAATTAAAGAGTTAAGAAAAGATTTTGAAAATAAATTAAAAAAAATTAGGTTTTTAAGAATAATACCCGGTTCGGCAAACTTTTTTTTAATCAAAATAACCAATGAAAGTTTAAATGCAAAAAATCTAAAGAATTATCTTCTCGAATGCGGTATTTTAATAAGAAACTGCGGTAATTACAGAGGTTTAAACGACAAATATTTCAGGATAGCCGTAAGAAAAAAATCTGAAAACGACTATTTCATAAGCCGGTTAAAAAAAATAAAATTTTAA
- a CDS encoding DNA recombination protein RmuC, which yields MLTYLFLSLFVIFFAASIALAVYFASYVKKSKKTIDGLIDTSRDEKDGLIKQNITLEEEAKSLNGRLEVLGAELNSAAVLTENLREENKNLSVKISEISTENKNLLEKIENIKSDYEDRLKRQKDEFLDFKQAFENLSENLSSKILEEKSKKLIEINKDSISGILNPLSEKILEFQKKVEETYDKESKQRFSLQNEIKKLIDTQDVMKQTTDNLTSALRGSGKVQGDWGEMILEQLLEYSELIEGIQYEIQKTVKTVNEMDEKINLRPDVIVHLPKDRDLIIDSKVSLTDYEKYMSLAYGNGADSSAVYIKSDSNSDDDPEKFLKSHILSIKRHINELSDKKYTALYGLKSLDSVIMFIPIEFAYTAAVNYDRDLLTYAYGKKVIIATPSIILLILKIVYNLWIQEKSHEKAAEVMTLAGNLYDKFCSFAKSMEDIGTSIEKTSASYNNAKSLLSSGKGNIMSRLEKMRLLGAKTSKTLDAAKFDGDEKDDKDYIPSIENE from the coding sequence ATGCTTACTTACCTATTTTTATCGCTGTTTGTTATTTTTTTTGCGGCTTCGATTGCGCTTGCCGTTTATTTTGCTTCGTATGTAAAAAAAAGCAAAAAGACGATAGACGGATTAATAGACACAAGCCGAGATGAAAAGGACGGTCTTATAAAGCAAAATATAACGCTGGAAGAAGAGGCTAAATCTTTAAACGGCAGGCTTGAGGTTTTAGGCGCGGAGCTTAATTCTGCCGCCGTTCTAACCGAAAATCTTAGGGAAGAAAACAAAAATCTGTCTGTAAAAATTTCTGAAATATCGACCGAAAACAAAAACCTGCTTGAAAAGATTGAAAATATTAAATCCGATTACGAAGACAGATTAAAACGTCAAAAAGATGAATTTCTTGATTTTAAACAGGCTTTTGAAAATCTTTCCGAAAATTTGTCTTCAAAAATACTAGAAGAAAAAAGTAAAAAACTTATAGAAATCAATAAAGACAGCATTAGCGGCATACTTAACCCTCTTTCCGAAAAGATTCTGGAGTTTCAAAAAAAGGTGGAGGAAACTTACGATAAGGAGTCTAAACAGAGGTTTTCGCTTCAAAACGAAATTAAAAAACTCATAGATACCCAAGACGTCATGAAGCAGACGACCGACAATCTTACTTCTGCGCTAAGAGGCAGCGGAAAGGTTCAGGGCGACTGGGGCGAGATGATACTGGAACAGCTTTTGGAATATTCCGAATTAATCGAAGGAATACAGTATGAAATCCAGAAGACCGTAAAAACCGTAAACGAAATGGACGAAAAAATAAATTTAAGGCCGGACGTTATAGTGCATCTTCCAAAGGATAGGGATTTAATTATAGACTCAAAAGTTTCTTTAACGGATTACGAAAAATATATGAGTTTGGCATACGGAAACGGCGCAGATTCTTCGGCGGTTTACATTAAATCCGATTCTAATTCGGATGACGACCCCGAAAAATTTCTTAAATCGCATATTCTTTCGATTAAAAGACACATAAACGAGTTAAGCGACAAAAAATATACAGCCCTATACGGATTAAAAAGTTTAGATTCGGTTATTATGTTTATACCGATAGAGTTTGCTTATACAGCCGCCGTAAACTACGACAGGGATCTTTTGACATACGCATACGGGAAAAAAGTTATAATAGCTACACCCTCCATTATTTTGCTAATCCTTAAAATAGTTTATAATTTATGGATTCAGGAAAAAAGCCATGAGAAAGCGGCAGAAGTGATGACGTTAGCGGGAAACCTTTACGATAAATTTTGTTCTTTTGCTAAAAGCATGGAAGATATAGGAACTTCTATAGAAAAAACATCCGCATCCTATAATAACGCAAAAAGTCTTCTTTCGTCGGGAAAAGGCAATATAATGTCCAGACTTGAAAAAATGAGGCTTCTCGGCGCAAAAACATCTAAAACTCTAGATGCCGCGAAGTTCGACGGAGACGAAAAAGACGATAAAGATTATATACCTTCCATCGAAAACGAGTAA
- the uvrC gene encoding excinuclease ABC subunit C, which produces MNENLFAKIKGISSSPGVYIMKNADGDVIYVGKAKNLKKRVSQYFSGKNTGVKTEHLVSKINDIETIISGNELEAFLLENTLIKQYKPKYNISLKDDKSYPYIKIADSKTGFPFIIKTRSFKKGDGLYFGPYSSAFAVNETIKTVNRIFKMRTCTDNKFNSCAAKKKPCLYYQIKRCSGPCCGFVDINAYKKSIEGIILLLRGKNRQLIRDMKRSMDKHVKELNFEAAIKLRDKINAIIKINEKQAVVFNEEKDIDAAGFYMQNDKIDITVLIIRNGRVTGTKNFFFKNVYLREAEMLSAFLDRYYVKNLEINADIPDEIFVPVKIDEENKKSLSEYIKKYSGKKVKIIDPENLKRNKNRYDTIVVMAYENAKKNFFEKNGGDSEGGIAPTAISAYESAENAESAGEVNYKDVNKGHYLRNKDNVNFKKLLLLKDILRLNKTPEIIECFDISNISGTYAVASKAVLKNGEKDTSLYRRYRIQTKNTPDDYAMMYEALSRRFKGAASGKDPLPDVIMVDGGKGQLNVLVKAAKEFTDAENIKKEDMPALIAIAKSKDGYNGYNSNTGSNYKNLKSKIDPYEKGGIDKIYLPNRKNEVNFGKNKEPIIMLMRLRDEAHRFAVSYFSKIKTKSLITSDLLNIDGVGKKIYGNLIKELGSIERIKKSSVEELTAVEGVNKTTAKNIYDYFHS; this is translated from the coding sequence ATGAACGAAAATTTGTTTGCCAAGATTAAAGGTATTTCGAGTTCGCCGGGCGTTTATATTATGAAAAATGCCGACGGCGACGTTATTTACGTAGGGAAAGCAAAAAATTTAAAAAAAAGAGTTTCCCAGTATTTTTCCGGCAAAAATACAGGCGTAAAAACGGAACATTTAGTTTCAAAAATAAACGACATAGAAACTATAATTTCAGGCAACGAACTAGAGGCGTTTTTACTCGAAAACACACTTATTAAGCAATATAAGCCTAAATACAACATAAGCCTTAAAGACGATAAATCATACCCTTATATAAAAATAGCCGATTCTAAAACCGGTTTCCCATTTATAATCAAAACGAGAAGTTTTAAAAAAGGCGACGGGCTTTATTTCGGCCCTTATTCCAGCGCTTTTGCCGTAAACGAGACCATAAAAACCGTCAACAGGATTTTTAAAATGCGGACTTGTACCGATAATAAGTTTAATTCCTGCGCCGCAAAGAAAAAACCCTGTCTTTATTATCAAATAAAAAGGTGTTCGGGACCGTGCTGCGGCTTTGTCGATATTAACGCCTACAAAAAATCTATAGAGGGTATAATACTGCTTTTAAGGGGTAAAAACAGGCAGTTAATAAGAGACATGAAACGGTCGATGGATAAACACGTAAAGGAATTAAATTTTGAGGCGGCGATAAAATTAAGGGATAAGATAAACGCTATAATTAAAATCAACGAAAAACAGGCGGTAGTGTTTAACGAAGAAAAAGATATAGATGCGGCAGGTTTTTATATGCAAAACGACAAAATAGATATAACCGTCCTTATTATTAGAAACGGCAGGGTTACCGGTACGAAAAATTTCTTTTTCAAAAATGTTTATCTTAGGGAAGCCGAAATGCTTTCGGCCTTTTTGGACAGGTACTACGTTAAAAATTTAGAAATTAACGCCGATATTCCCGACGAGATATTTGTTCCCGTGAAAATTGACGAAGAAAATAAAAAAAGCCTTTCCGAGTATATTAAAAAATATTCCGGCAAGAAAGTTAAAATTATAGATCCGGAAAATTTAAAAAGAAATAAGAACAGATATGATACCATTGTCGTTATGGCTTACGAAAACGCTAAAAAGAATTTTTTTGAAAAAAACGGAGGAGATTCTGAGGGAGGCATTGCGCCGACTGCCATATCCGCTTATGAAAGTGCAGAAAATGCCGAATCCGCTGGAGAAGTTAATTATAAAGATGTAAATAAAGGACATTACCTCCGCAATAAAGATAACGTTAATTTTAAAAAACTGCTATTATTGAAAGATATTTTACGCTTAAACAAAACTCCCGAAATTATAGAATGTTTCGATATATCCAATATTTCCGGTACATACGCCGTTGCTTCAAAAGCCGTTTTGAAAAACGGCGAAAAAGATACTTCTTTATATAGGCGTTACAGAATTCAAACCAAAAATACGCCGGACGATTATGCCATGATGTACGAAGCGTTAAGCAGACGTTTTAAAGGCGCCGCGTCGGGCAAAGACCCTCTTCCCGACGTCATTATGGTTGACGGAGGAAAAGGACAGCTTAACGTTCTCGTAAAAGCGGCTAAAGAGTTTACGGATGCGGAGAATATAAAAAAAGAAGATATGCCGGCTCTTATTGCAATAGCAAAATCAAAAGACGGTTACAATGGTTATAATAGTAATACCGGCTCTAATTATAAAAATTTAAAAAGCAAAATAGACCCTTACGAAAAAGGCGGCATCGATAAAATTTATCTTCCTAACAGGAAAAACGAGGTTAATTTCGGTAAAAATAAAGAACCGATAATAATGCTTATGAGATTAAGAGACGAGGCGCACAGGTTTGCCGTCTCTTATTTTTCTAAAATTAAGACAAAGTCCCTGATTACTTCCGACTTGCTAAATATAGACGGAGTAGGTAAAAAAATTTACGGCAATTTAATAAAAGAGCTTGGAAGCATAGAGAGAATAAAAAAATCTTCCGTAGAAGAGCTTACGGCGGTAGAAGGCGTAAATAAAACGACGGCAAAAAATATTTACGATTATTTTCATTCTTAA
- the def gene encoding peptide deformylase, translating into MEFLNILKYPDPKLRIKANPLEISDIKNNIPLIKSLVYTMYKADGIGLAATQAGINKRIIVLDLARKKDKEISFSLDEDIILTANKDLIIAVNPEIIFKEGKTTYEEGCLSIPGFNADVDRFFEIKVKAYDISGNEFVMEAKDLLSIAFQHEIDHLDGILFIDKVSPLKRSLYNASLKKKKKLEHAAS; encoded by the coding sequence ATGGAATTTTTAAATATCTTAAAATATCCCGACCCAAAATTGAGGATTAAAGCAAATCCGCTTGAAATCAGCGATATTAAAAACAATATTCCTTTGATTAAAAGTTTGGTTTATACCATGTATAAAGCGGACGGTATCGGGCTTGCGGCTACGCAGGCGGGTATAAATAAACGCATAATAGTTTTAGACTTAGCCAGAAAAAAAGATAAGGAAATATCGTTTTCGCTCGACGAAGATATTATTCTTACGGCAAATAAAGACTTAATAATAGCCGTAAATCCGGAAATAATATTTAAGGAAGGAAAGACGACTTATGAAGAAGGATGTCTCTCCATCCCCGGTTTTAACGCAGACGTCGATAGGTTTTTTGAAATAAAAGTCAAAGCATACGATATTTCAGGAAACGAGTTCGTCATGGAAGCAAAAGATTTGCTTTCTATTGCTTTTCAGCATGAGATAGACCATCTCGACGGAATTTTATTTATAGATAAAGTTTCTCCGTTAAAACGCTCCTTATATAACGCTTCGCTTAAGAAAAAAAAGAAATTAGAGCATGCTGCCTCTTAA